ACTTCAACGACGTTTTTGTTTGGAGCAAAAATCATGATTCAAGGATTAGGTATAGATATTACAGAAATTGAGCGGGTGTGGCAGGCTTCTTTGCGGACCAAAGGCTTTATTCAGCGAGTTTTAACGCCAGCTGAGATAACAGTTTATAACCAATATACTGGTCAACGTCAAAAAGAATTTTTAGCAGGACGTTTTTCTGCCAAGGAAGCTTTTAGTAAAGCGATAGGAACCGGAATTGGCAAAGTGAAATTCCAGGATTTGACTGTTTTAAATGATGAACAAGGTCAGCCATACATTGAACAACAGCTGTATTCGGGAAAAGTCTTAATTTCGATTTCACATACTGCTGATTACGTGTTGACAGAAGTTATTCTCGAGAAAAGAGCAGATTAGTTATGAAACCAGCAATTCATCGGCCAACGCAGATTATTGTTGACCGGCAAGCCATTAAAAATAATTTTTTGCATGAACGTCAATTGCTCAATGATGAGACAGCTATTTTTGCAGTTGTAAAGGCTAATGCTTATGGTCATGGTGCAGTTGCAGTTGCTCAAACAGTTAGTGAAGTAGGCGTTGATGGGTTTTGTGTTGCCACTTTAGATGAAGCGCTCGAATTAAGACAGGCTGGTTTG
The nucleotide sequence above comes from Bombilactobacillus bombi. Encoded proteins:
- the acpS gene encoding holo-ACP synthase, whose protein sequence is MIQGLGIDITEIERVWQASLRTKGFIQRVLTPAEITVYNQYTGQRQKEFLAGRFSAKEAFSKAIGTGIGKVKFQDLTVLNDEQGQPYIEQQLYSGKVLISISHTADYVLTEVILEKRAD